Proteins co-encoded in one Dyella japonica A8 genomic window:
- a CDS encoding GFA family protein, with the protein MMTGDTVMEGGCDCGQIRYRFDGPPLFVHCCHCRWCQRETGTAFALNAMIETERLTLLAGMSEVIMTPSESGKGQKIFRCPTCRIALWSHYGGGGDAVAFIRVGTMDEPFRVSPDIHIYTASKQPWVVIPAGVPAVEAFYSLDEYWPPESQARRLALREKRASRQ; encoded by the coding sequence ATGATGACCGGCGATACCGTGATGGAAGGTGGCTGCGATTGCGGCCAGATCCGTTACCGCTTCGATGGGCCGCCACTGTTCGTGCACTGCTGCCATTGCCGCTGGTGCCAGCGCGAAACGGGCACGGCCTTCGCGCTCAACGCGATGATCGAGACGGAGCGCCTGACCCTGCTCGCCGGCATGTCCGAGGTGATCATGACGCCCTCGGAAAGCGGCAAGGGCCAGAAGATCTTCCGCTGCCCGACCTGCCGGATTGCCCTGTGGAGCCACTATGGCGGTGGCGGCGATGCCGTGGCTTTCATCCGGGTAGGTACCATGGACGAGCCGTTCCGGGTCAGCCCGGACATCCACATCTACACCGCCAGCAAGCAGCCCTGGGTGGTGATTCCCGCGGGCGTGCCGGCGGTGGAGGCGTTCTATTCGCTGGATGAGTACTGGCCGCCGGAGAGCCAGGCGCGGCGGCTGGCCCTGCGCGAGAAGCGGGCCAGCCGGCAGTAA
- a CDS encoding hotdog fold domain-containing protein, with amino-acid sequence MNPALALYRRLTPLPLGRWLYGRLICFKAPYFATIAPRFQALEPGRCEVAIRDRRRVHNHIGTVHAIALCNAAELTAGMMTDVTIPSSMRWIPKGMTVEYLAKAKGTLVAQATPEAPAVEASSGYAWPVLVTVRNEAGEDVFRARIDMWVSPRKAA; translated from the coding sequence ATGAATCCAGCGCTTGCGCTCTACCGTCGCCTGACGCCGCTGCCGCTTGGCCGTTGGCTGTATGGCCGCCTGATCTGTTTCAAGGCGCCTTACTTCGCCACCATAGCGCCACGCTTCCAGGCACTGGAACCCGGCCGGTGTGAAGTGGCGATCCGCGATCGCCGCCGCGTGCATAACCATATCGGCACCGTGCACGCGATTGCACTTTGCAACGCTGCCGAACTCACGGCCGGCATGATGACCGACGTGACGATTCCCTCGAGCATGCGCTGGATTCCCAAGGGCATGACGGTGGAGTACCTGGCCAAGGCCAAGGGCACATTGGTGGCGCAGGCGACGCCCGAAGCTCCGGCGGTGGAAGCGTCCAGCGGTTACGCGTGGCCGGTGTTGGTGACAGTGCGTAACGAAGCAGGCGAGGATGTTTTCCGGGCCCGCATCGATATGTGGGTATCGCCGCGCAAGGCGGCCTGA
- a CDS encoding chemotaxis protein CheB, translated as MTVPQAIVIGCSAGGLTALESLFAHLDPGLPQSIAVCCHTGSATVDLLCELLAKHAALPVEEARERSPMQGGVIHVAPSGYHLLVETNRRFALSVDQRVSFARPSIDVLFESAAEAWRDALIGVVLTGANSDGANGLLRVRQCGGIAIVQEPLDAESPAMPAAALERAGADYCLPLADIAPLLNRLCLP; from the coding sequence ATGACCGTGCCGCAAGCCATCGTGATCGGTTGTTCGGCCGGCGGACTGACCGCGCTGGAGTCGCTGTTCGCCCACCTCGACCCTGGCCTGCCGCAGTCCATTGCGGTGTGTTGCCATACGGGCTCGGCGACGGTCGACCTGCTCTGCGAACTGCTCGCCAAACATGCCGCGCTTCCGGTGGAGGAGGCGCGCGAGCGGTCACCCATGCAGGGTGGCGTCATCCACGTGGCACCCAGCGGCTATCACCTGCTGGTCGAGACCAACCGGCGCTTTGCGCTATCCGTGGATCAACGGGTGAGTTTTGCCCGGCCGTCCATCGACGTGCTGTTCGAATCGGCCGCCGAAGCCTGGCGCGACGCACTGATCGGCGTCGTACTCACCGGCGCCAACAGCGACGGCGCTAACGGCCTGCTTCGTGTCCGGCAATGCGGCGGCATCGCCATCGTGCAGGAGCCGCTGGACGCCGAATCCCCCGCCATGCCGGCCGCCGCGCTCGAACGCGCCGGCGCCGACTATTGCCTTCCCCTCGCGGACATCGCGCCGCTGCTCAATCGTCTTTGCCTGCCATGA
- a CDS encoding CPBP family intramembrane glutamic endopeptidase, whose amino-acid sequence MPASPIAFTTPATATPWQRWVVFSPFGRIVFFAALYFVLFKLVAAAVGAMGIVGHGVPPVPRTMGILAMQLIPAVLAYTMLVKGIERRPMRELAARDIPTLGLAGLLVGALLISAVVLVLWLAGSYHIIGANNPSVDWLPGILIPGLGAGIGEEIITRGVLFRAVEEGLGTWWALAISALFFGAAHIFNPGATLWSSLAIAIEAGVLLALLYHVTRSLWPCVGLHAAWNVMQGTVYGVPVSGTQARGWLISSRSGPDWLSGGVFGAEASVVALILCSACSALLLIVALRRGTIIPPAWQRKAVTNS is encoded by the coding sequence ATGCCTGCCAGTCCGATCGCTTTCACCACACCTGCGACCGCTACGCCCTGGCAGCGCTGGGTAGTGTTTTCTCCCTTCGGCCGCATCGTGTTCTTCGCGGCACTCTACTTTGTGCTGTTCAAACTGGTCGCCGCCGCTGTTGGCGCCATGGGTATCGTTGGCCATGGCGTACCGCCCGTGCCGCGCACCATGGGCATCCTGGCCATGCAGCTGATTCCCGCCGTGCTGGCCTACACCATGCTGGTGAAAGGCATCGAGCGTCGCCCGATGCGCGAGCTGGCCGCCCGGGATATCCCCACGCTTGGCCTTGCCGGCCTGCTGGTCGGCGCGCTGCTGATCAGTGCTGTGGTGCTCGTGCTGTGGCTGGCCGGCAGCTACCACATCATTGGCGCCAACAACCCGTCGGTGGATTGGTTGCCGGGGATCCTGATTCCCGGCCTGGGCGCCGGTATCGGCGAAGAGATCATCACGCGTGGCGTATTGTTCCGCGCCGTCGAGGAAGGCCTGGGCACCTGGTGGGCACTCGCCATCTCGGCCTTGTTCTTCGGTGCCGCCCACATCTTCAACCCGGGCGCCACGTTGTGGAGTTCGCTGGCCATTGCCATTGAGGCAGGCGTGCTGTTGGCCCTCCTGTACCACGTGACGCGATCGCTATGGCCGTGCGTTGGTCTGCACGCTGCCTGGAACGTCATGCAAGGCACTGTATACGGCGTCCCGGTGTCGGGCACGCAAGCCCGTGGCTGGCTGATCTCCAGCCGCAGCGGCCCGGATTGGCTGAGCGGCGGCGTGTTTGGCGCGGAAGCCTCGGTGGTGGCCCTGATCCTTTGCTCGGCCTGCTCGGCCCTGCTGCTCATCGTGGCGCTGCGCCGCGGCACCATCATCCCGCCGGCCTGGCAGCGAAAGGCCGTCACGAACTCGTGA
- a CDS encoding DUF1304 domain-containing protein — MSLAAHLVVALVALLHVWFLVLEMFLWTRSSGRRAFGLTKEFAEQSKVLAANQGLYNGFLAAGLFWGLWLGDGGRAVTLFFLGCVLVAGVFGGLTATRKVLWIQGLPALLAIALVLLA, encoded by the coding sequence ATGTCCCTCGCCGCCCACCTCGTCGTCGCCCTCGTCGCCCTGTTGCATGTCTGGTTCCTGGTGCTGGAGATGTTCCTGTGGACCCGTTCGTCGGGCCGGCGCGCCTTCGGGCTGACCAAGGAGTTCGCCGAGCAGTCCAAGGTGCTGGCGGCCAACCAGGGGCTGTACAACGGCTTTCTCGCCGCCGGCCTGTTCTGGGGCCTGTGGCTGGGCGACGGCGGCCGTGCGGTGACCCTGTTCTTCCTCGGTTGCGTGCTGGTGGCGGGCGTGTTTGGCGGCCTCACGGCGACACGCAAGGTCCTGTGGATCCAGGGCCTGCCCGCCCTGCTCGCCATCGCACTGGTCCTGCTCGCCTGA
- a CDS encoding M24 family metallopeptidase: MTSIPQEAVGSRFDPHQMLHARERTWAALRGIRERMRPGITEEEAKAEAAEVFRALGMERLWHPVIIRIGANTTKTYRERSEPVRLGENDIYFIDLGLVFEGHEGDVGDTFVIGHAPEKQACADAARELFRATAEAWRSRGLTGEALYAFAEQQAEAMGWRLNHEIKGHRVSDFPHSVHKAGDLGEYGDRPSSGLWILEIQIAHPTEPYGAFYEDLLTRD, translated from the coding sequence ATGACCTCCATTCCCCAGGAAGCGGTAGGTAGCCGCTTCGACCCGCACCAGATGCTGCATGCGCGCGAGCGCACCTGGGCCGCCCTGCGCGGCATCCGCGAGCGCATGCGTCCCGGCATTACCGAGGAAGAAGCCAAGGCCGAAGCGGCCGAGGTGTTCCGCGCGCTGGGCATGGAGCGGCTGTGGCACCCAGTGATCATCCGCATCGGCGCGAACACCACCAAGACCTACCGCGAGCGCTCCGAGCCGGTGCGGCTTGGCGAGAACGACATCTACTTCATCGACCTCGGACTGGTGTTCGAAGGCCATGAAGGCGACGTGGGCGACACCTTCGTGATCGGCCATGCCCCGGAAAAGCAGGCCTGCGCCGATGCCGCGCGCGAACTGTTCCGCGCCACCGCCGAGGCGTGGCGTAGCCGAGGCCTCACCGGCGAAGCGCTCTACGCGTTTGCCGAGCAACAGGCCGAGGCCATGGGCTGGCGTCTCAACCACGAGATCAAGGGTCATCGGGTCAGCGACTTTCCCCACTCGGTGCACAAGGCCGGCGACCTGGGCGAGTACGGCGACCGCCCGTCCAGCGGCCTGTGGATCCTGGAGATCCAGATCGCCCATCCGACCGAGCCTTACGGCGCGTTCTACGAGGATCTGTTGACCCGCGACTGA
- a CDS encoding diguanylate cyclase domain-containing protein: MTLPTPKILVVDDTAANLVAMRHLLANSGAAIYEASSGNAALALCLDHEFALILLDVNMPDMDGFEVAFLIGEDERLRDTPIIFVTAAYADDINRVRGYHFGAVDYIEKPINDMILQSKVRVFLELYRARAELKATLAELEERNMQLNVEIAERLRIEERIRHQATHDMLTGLPNRVLFHDRLVTAMQRVPRHGPGFALALLDIDGFKGVNDNHGHPAGDALLKAIALRLGDEVRAADTVARLGGDEFALILEDIGDETLLLRRCEQVCSKLAEPYPLEGSSGPFEARVSASIGLALWQGAHQNDEALIQAADRALYQAKEGGKNRCVVAT; this comes from the coding sequence ATGACCCTGCCTACCCCCAAGATTCTTGTCGTCGACGACACGGCCGCCAACCTGGTCGCTATGCGGCATCTGCTCGCCAACAGCGGCGCGGCGATCTACGAGGCCAGCAGCGGCAATGCCGCGCTGGCGCTGTGCCTGGACCACGAGTTCGCGCTGATCCTGCTCGACGTCAACATGCCCGACATGGACGGATTCGAGGTGGCTTTCCTGATCGGCGAGGACGAACGCCTGCGCGACACGCCGATCATCTTCGTCACCGCGGCCTATGCCGATGACATCAACCGCGTGCGCGGCTACCACTTCGGCGCGGTCGACTACATCGAGAAGCCGATCAACGACATGATCCTGCAGTCCAAGGTGCGCGTCTTCCTGGAACTGTACCGCGCGCGCGCCGAATTGAAGGCGACGCTGGCCGAACTGGAAGAGCGCAACATGCAGCTCAACGTGGAGATCGCCGAGCGACTGCGCATCGAGGAACGCATTCGCCACCAGGCCACCCACGACATGCTCACCGGCCTGCCCAATCGCGTGCTCTTCCATGACCGTCTGGTCACCGCCATGCAGCGCGTGCCGCGGCACGGCCCCGGCTTCGCGCTGGCCCTGCTGGATATCGACGGCTTCAAGGGTGTGAACGACAACCACGGCCATCCGGCTGGCGATGCCTTGCTGAAGGCCATTGCGCTGCGCCTGGGCGACGAGGTGCGCGCCGCCGACACCGTGGCGCGGCTGGGTGGCGACGAGTTCGCGCTCATCCTGGAAGACATCGGCGACGAAACCTTGCTCCTGCGCCGCTGCGAGCAGGTGTGCTCCAAGCTGGCGGAGCCGTATCCGCTGGAAGGCAGCAGTGGGCCGTTCGAAGCCCGGGTCAGCGCCAGCATTGGCCTGGCCCTGTGGCAGGGCGCGCACCAGAACGACGAGGCGCTGATCCAGGCCGCCGACCGCGCGCTCTACCAGGCGAAGGAAGGCGGGAAGAATCGTTGCGTAGTGGCGACCTGA
- a CDS encoding response regulator encodes MAAQKNRYSWLAHQPMQLKILIAIGTLVLLFVICSVVTLQSLARQDVSARWSRHTYDVRAKIDDVFEHLQASQIAVRSYLLDPRDGELANHRQANADLAKDIAELRSLTSDNPVQQIRIDRVSAMVNQWQQEALRNGVEPMQAIHAIDPGQAAIEQVRVQSDYMKHLTVGVKDILAVLDDMDDTELGLLKQREGTQNRDVAEVRAAIWVTMLLSLLLGASVVYMTYRLITRPIRRMTDLMTRLSNHDHTVEIRQIERRDEIGEIARALQVFKQMAIETAAQTWVKTQVSYIASDLQKVATEREFAQQLTSSLVPLLDCGVGVLYRLDEEQQRLRLQGSYGYQQRRHLSTEYALGEGLVGQCALEQKPITLQDVPDDYVRIHSGTGEAPPRAITVLPLILRDKLLGVLELASFQHFTAPQQRLLDELLPIAALSLENLGRAIRTQDLLKRTSEQADELRISEETLRRQQHDLQASNEELNAKTHELQEQSQRLLASEEELRVQTEELQASNEELRQKTDTLNQQKRTLETLQQETQEKAEELARASQYKSEFLANMSHELRTPLNSLLILSRSLSDNREGNLDEEQVESARIIHDSGTNLLRLINDILDLSKVEAGKMDVVLDDLPLADLERTLMRTFNHVAHEKKLGFTVRIGPDLPATLRTDGAKLEQIANNLIGNAFKFTHQGSVTVRFERPSAALALPPSLQGKDLVAIAVSDTGIGIPPEKMQKIFQAFEQVDASTSRQYGGTGLGLTISKRIAELLGGDILLHSDAGHGSTFTILLPLAGPAGQVAGAAATQAAAVTVPPRPAVTSALLPETIEDDRDSIDPSDTVILIIEDDPVFARILADMVRRKGYRVLAAADGESGLQLATHYRPTGILLDVMLPGMDGWTVIERLKDSPATRHVPVHFISAVDEANRGRELGAVGFLTKPVSREAIGEAFDRLLHFAEGHMRHLLIVDDDADSRAAMRTLLRNDDVTIDEAGSAEEALERMAGANYDCIVLDLGLPGMSGIEFLEQLSAGGRIPPVVVYSGRELSREESLKLRQYTDSIVIKGARSPERLLDEVSLFLHSIQDGRTHRAGNGAGAATTTPMSPATPSTHDASALHDRNVLLVDDDMRNLFALSKVLRGWGIHVTMAQDGQKALKVLADGHDVELVLMDVMMPVMDGYDTIRAIRAQPQLAKLPIIALTAKAMRGDREKCLEAGANDYLSKPIDIDKLSSMMHVWLHR; translated from the coding sequence ATGGCAGCTCAGAAGAACCGCTATTCCTGGCTGGCGCACCAGCCGATGCAGCTGAAGATCCTCATTGCCATCGGCACGCTGGTGCTGCTGTTCGTGATATGCAGCGTCGTCACGTTGCAGTCGCTGGCGCGGCAGGACGTCAGCGCGCGCTGGTCAAGGCACACCTATGACGTGCGCGCCAAGATCGACGACGTCTTCGAGCACCTGCAGGCGAGCCAGATCGCCGTGCGCAGCTACCTGCTCGACCCGCGCGATGGCGAGCTGGCGAACCACCGGCAGGCCAACGCCGACCTGGCCAAGGACATCGCCGAGCTGCGCAGCCTGACCAGCGACAACCCGGTGCAGCAGATCCGCATCGACCGCGTGTCGGCGATGGTGAACCAGTGGCAGCAGGAGGCACTGCGCAACGGCGTGGAGCCGATGCAGGCCATCCATGCCATCGACCCGGGCCAGGCGGCGATCGAACAGGTGCGCGTCCAGAGCGACTACATGAAGCACCTCACCGTCGGGGTCAAGGACATCCTCGCCGTCCTCGACGACATGGACGACACGGAGCTCGGCCTGCTCAAGCAACGTGAGGGAACGCAGAACCGCGACGTGGCCGAAGTGCGTGCGGCCATCTGGGTCACCATGCTGCTGAGCCTTCTGCTCGGCGCCTCGGTGGTCTACATGACCTACCGCCTCATCACCCGGCCGATCCGCCGTATGACCGACCTGATGACGCGCCTGTCCAACCACGACCACACCGTGGAAATCCGCCAGATCGAGCGTCGCGACGAGATCGGCGAAATCGCCCGCGCCCTGCAGGTGTTCAAGCAGATGGCGATCGAGACGGCCGCTCAGACCTGGGTGAAGACGCAGGTCTCCTACATCGCCAGCGATCTGCAGAAAGTGGCGACCGAGCGGGAGTTCGCCCAGCAACTGACCAGCTCACTGGTGCCGCTGCTCGATTGCGGCGTCGGCGTGCTCTATCGCCTCGACGAGGAACAGCAACGACTGCGCCTGCAAGGCAGCTACGGCTACCAGCAGCGTCGCCACCTGAGTACGGAATATGCGCTAGGCGAGGGCCTCGTGGGCCAGTGCGCGCTGGAGCAGAAGCCCATCACCTTGCAGGACGTGCCGGACGACTACGTGCGCATCCATTCCGGCACGGGCGAAGCCCCGCCACGCGCCATCACCGTGCTGCCGTTGATCCTGCGCGACAAGCTACTCGGCGTGCTGGAGCTGGCGAGCTTCCAGCACTTCACCGCCCCGCAGCAACGCCTGCTCGACGAGCTGCTGCCGATCGCCGCGCTGTCGCTGGAGAACCTCGGTCGCGCCATCCGCACGCAGGACCTGCTCAAGCGCACCAGCGAGCAGGCCGACGAGCTACGCATTTCCGAGGAAACCCTGCGGCGCCAGCAGCACGACCTGCAGGCGTCCAACGAGGAACTCAACGCCAAGACCCACGAGTTGCAGGAGCAGTCGCAGCGGCTGCTCGCTTCGGAAGAAGAGCTGCGCGTGCAGACCGAAGAGCTGCAGGCGTCCAACGAAGAGCTGCGCCAGAAGACCGACACGCTGAACCAGCAGAAACGCACGCTGGAGACGCTGCAGCAGGAAACGCAGGAGAAGGCCGAGGAACTGGCCCGTGCCAGCCAGTACAAGTCCGAGTTCCTCGCCAACATGTCGCATGAGCTGCGCACGCCGCTCAACAGTTTGCTGATCCTTTCGCGCAGCCTCTCGGACAACCGCGAAGGCAATCTCGACGAGGAACAGGTGGAGTCGGCACGCATCATCCACGACTCCGGCACCAACCTGCTGCGCCTGATCAACGACATCCTCGACCTGTCCAAGGTAGAGGCCGGCAAGATGGACGTGGTGCTCGACGATCTCCCGCTGGCCGACCTCGAGCGCACGCTCATGCGCACGTTCAACCACGTAGCGCACGAGAAGAAGCTCGGCTTCACGGTGCGAATCGGCCCGGACCTGCCGGCAACGCTGCGCACCGACGGCGCCAAGCTCGAGCAGATCGCCAACAACCTCATCGGCAATGCCTTCAAGTTCACCCACCAGGGCTCGGTGACCGTTCGCTTTGAACGTCCCTCCGCCGCCCTCGCCCTGCCGCCCTCGCTGCAAGGCAAGGACCTGGTCGCCATTGCCGTCAGCGACACCGGCATCGGCATTCCGCCGGAGAAGATGCAGAAGATCTTCCAGGCCTTTGAGCAGGTCGACGCCAGCACCAGCCGCCAGTACGGCGGCACCGGGCTGGGCCTGACCATTTCCAAGCGCATCGCCGAACTGCTGGGCGGCGACATCCTGCTGCACAGTGACGCCGGCCACGGCAGCACCTTCACCATCCTGCTGCCACTGGCCGGCCCCGCCGGACAGGTCGCCGGTGCCGCGGCCACGCAGGCGGCCGCGGTCACGGTGCCGCCTCGCCCTGCCGTGACATCGGCGCTGCTGCCGGAGACCATCGAGGATGATCGCGACAGCATCGACCCCAGCGATACGGTGATCCTCATCATCGAGGATGACCCGGTGTTCGCGCGCATCCTCGCCGACATGGTCCGCCGCAAGGGCTATCGCGTGCTCGCCGCGGCGGATGGCGAATCGGGCCTGCAGCTGGCGACGCACTATCGCCCGACCGGCATCCTGCTCGACGTGATGCTACCGGGCATGGATGGCTGGACGGTGATCGAGCGTCTGAAGGACAGCCCGGCCACGCGTCACGTCCCCGTGCATTTCATTTCGGCGGTGGACGAGGCCAATCGTGGCCGCGAGCTCGGCGCGGTGGGTTTCCTTACCAAACCGGTGAGCCGGGAGGCCATCGGCGAAGCCTTCGACCGCCTGCTGCACTTCGCCGAAGGCCATATGCGCCACCTGCTGATCGTCGACGACGACGCCGACTCGCGCGCCGCCATGCGCACGCTGCTGCGCAACGACGACGTCACCATCGACGAGGCTGGCAGCGCCGAAGAGGCGCTGGAGCGCATGGCCGGCGCCAACTACGACTGCATCGTGCTCGACCTGGGCCTGCCTGGCATGTCGGGCATCGAGTTCCTCGAGCAGCTTTCCGCGGGAGGCCGGATTCCGCCGGTGGTGGTCTACTCCGGCCGGGAACTGAGCCGCGAGGAAAGCCTCAAGCTGCGCCAGTACACCGACAGCATCGTCATCAAGGGCGCGCGCTCGCCCGAGCGCCTGCTCGACGAGGTGAGCCTGTTCCTGCACAGCATCCAGGACGGCCGCACGCATCGTGCCGGCAACGGCGCCGGCGCCGCGACCACGACGCCCATGTCGCCCGCCACACCGTCGACACACGACGCGAGCGCGCTACACGATCGCAACGTGCTGCTGGTCGACGACGACATGCGTAACCTGTTCGCACTGTCCAAGGTGCTGCGTGGCTGGGGCATCCACGTCACCATGGCGCAGGATGGACAGAAGGCGCTCAAGGTCCTCGCCGACGGCCATGACGTCGAACTCGTGCTCATGGACGTGATGATGCCGGTGATGGATGGGTACGACACCATTCGCGCCATTCGCGCCCAGCCGCAACTGGCGAAGCTGCCGATCATCGCGCTCACCGCCAAGGCCATGCGCGGCGACCGCGAGAAGTGCCTTGAGGCAGGCGCGAACGATTACCTGTCCAAGCCCATCGACATCGACAAGCTGTCGTCGATGATGCATGTGTGGCTGCACCGATGA
- a CDS encoding peptide chain release factor 3, which produces MSPHLTETRRRRTFAIVSHPDAGKTTLTEKLLLFGGAIQMAGSVKGRKAARHATSDWMALEKERGISVTSSVMQFPYEGRIVNLLDTPGHADFSEDTYRVLTAVDSALMVIDCAKGVEERTIKLMEVCRLRDTPIMTFINKLDREGRSPIELLDEVESVLGIACAPLTWPIGMGKRLKGVYHLLLDEVHVFEQGKNFTRQDSTIFKGLDAPGLEAAIGAEALAELRDELELVQGASHPFDVEQYLAGKLTPVFFGSAVNNFGVQLLLDFFVEHAPSPRSRATLSRDVKPEEGALTGFVFKIQANMDPAHRDRIAFMRVCSGTYSAGMKMMQTRTGKDVRIANALTFMASDREIVENAYPGDVIGLHNHGTIGIGDTFTEGEMVSFTGIPNFAPELFRRARLRDPLKMKALQKGLAQLSEEGATQFFRPLMSNDLILGAVGVLQFDVVAYRLKDEYGVDATFEPVTVSTARWIHCDDAKKLEEFREKNANNLAIDAAGELVYLAPSRVNLQLAQERSPAVRFSATREHATSLDL; this is translated from the coding sequence ATGTCCCCGCATCTCACCGAAACCCGCCGCCGTCGCACCTTCGCCATCGTCAGCCACCCTGACGCGGGCAAGACCACGCTCACCGAAAAGCTGCTGCTGTTCGGTGGCGCCATCCAGATGGCCGGCTCGGTGAAGGGCCGCAAGGCCGCCCGCCACGCCACGTCCGACTGGATGGCGCTGGAAAAGGAGCGCGGCATCTCGGTGACCTCGTCGGTGATGCAGTTCCCCTACGAGGGCCGCATCGTCAACCTGCTCGACACCCCAGGCCACGCGGACTTCTCGGAAGACACCTACCGCGTGCTCACCGCCGTGGACTCGGCGCTGATGGTGATCGACTGCGCCAAGGGCGTGGAGGAACGAACCATCAAGCTGATGGAGGTGTGCCGCCTGCGCGACACGCCCATCATGACCTTCATCAACAAGCTCGACCGCGAAGGCCGCTCGCCGATCGAACTGCTGGACGAGGTGGAGTCGGTGCTGGGCATCGCCTGCGCGCCGCTCACCTGGCCCATCGGCATGGGCAAGCGCCTGAAGGGCGTGTACCACCTGCTGCTCGACGAAGTGCACGTGTTCGAGCAGGGCAAGAACTTCACGCGGCAGGACTCCACCATCTTCAAGGGCCTGGATGCACCCGGCCTGGAGGCGGCCATCGGCGCCGAAGCGCTGGCGGAACTGCGCGACGAGCTGGAGCTCGTGCAAGGCGCCTCCCATCCGTTCGACGTGGAGCAGTACCTCGCCGGCAAGCTCACGCCAGTGTTCTTCGGCTCGGCGGTGAACAACTTCGGTGTGCAGCTGCTGCTGGACTTCTTCGTCGAGCATGCGCCCTCGCCGCGCTCGCGCGCCACGCTGTCGCGCGACGTGAAACCGGAAGAAGGCGCACTCACCGGCTTCGTGTTCAAGATCCAGGCGAACATGGACCCGGCGCACCGCGACCGCATCGCCTTCATGCGCGTCTGCTCGGGCACCTACAGCGCCGGCATGAAGATGATGCAGACGCGCACCGGCAAGGACGTGCGCATCGCCAACGCGCTCACCTTCATGGCGAGCGACCGTGAAATCGTCGAGAACGCCTATCCCGGCGATGTGATCGGCCTGCACAACCACGGCACCATCGGCATCGGCGACACCTTCACCGAAGGCGAGATGGTGAGCTTCACCGGCATCCCCAACTTCGCGCCGGAGCTGTTCCGCCGCGCGCGCCTGCGCGACCCGCTGAAGATGAAGGCGCTGCAGAAGGGCCTGGCCCAGTTGTCGGAAGAAGGCGCCACGCAGTTCTTCCGTCCGCTGATGAGCAACGACCTGATCCTTGGCGCCGTGGGCGTGCTGCAGTTCGACGTGGTCGCCTATCGCCTGAAGGACGAATACGGCGTGGATGCCACCTTCGAGCCGGTCACCGTGTCCACGGCGCGCTGGATCCACTGCGACGACGCGAAGAAGCTCGAGGAATTCCGCGAGAAGAATGCCAACAACCTCGCCATCGATGCGGCGGGCGAACTGGTGTATCTCGCCCCTTCGCGCGTGAACCTGCAGCTGGCACAGGAACGGTCGCCGGCCGTGCGCTTCTCCGCCACGCGCGAGCACGCGACCTCGCTGGACCTCTAA
- a CDS encoding CheR family methyltransferase, protein MNELADNAKTPDTSLDDIEIELFIRALKLRYGYDFTQYAPASLKRRVLQLAHAQEAATVSELTTRLLHQPDFLPVALEGLSVPVSEMFRDPDVFLALREQVLPVLASYPQINIWQAGCAHGQEVYSLAILLEEAGLYDRTQIYATDFNESALRHAQEGIYPAREAQLWSRNYLAAGGKHTLADYYSARYELIKLDQRLRRNVIFANHNLVTDEVFCEAHLVLCRNVLIYFSDPLQDRTLALFRDSLVRGGFLCLGTRESLDFAPSASDFTPVDAARRIYRLGPRGTGKE, encoded by the coding sequence ATGAACGAACTGGCCGACAACGCGAAGACGCCCGACACCTCGCTCGACGACATCGAAATCGAGCTGTTCATCCGGGCACTCAAACTTCGCTACGGCTATGACTTCACCCAGTACGCGCCGGCCTCGCTGAAGCGGCGCGTGCTGCAGCTGGCCCACGCGCAGGAAGCGGCCACGGTGAGTGAACTCACCACCCGCCTGTTGCACCAGCCGGATTTCCTGCCCGTGGCACTGGAAGGCCTGTCGGTGCCGGTCTCCGAGATGTTCCGCGACCCGGATGTGTTCCTCGCCCTGCGCGAGCAGGTCTTGCCCGTGCTCGCCTCCTATCCCCAGATCAACATCTGGCAGGCTGGCTGCGCCCACGGGCAGGAGGTCTACTCGCTGGCCATCCTGCTGGAGGAAGCTGGGCTCTACGACCGCACGCAGATCTACGCCACGGACTTCAACGAGAGTGCGCTGCGGCACGCGCAGGAAGGCATCTATCCGGCGCGCGAGGCGCAACTGTGGTCGCGCAACTATCTCGCCGCCGGCGGCAAGCACACGCTGGCCGACTACTACAGCGCACGCTACGAACTCATCAAGCTCGACCAGCGTCTGCGTCGCAACGTGATCTTCGCCAACCATAATCTGGTGACCGACGAAGTGTTCTGCGAAGCGCACCTGGTGCTGTGTCGCAACGTGCTCATCTATTTTTCCGACCCGCTGCAGGATCGCACCCTGGCACTGTTCCGCGACAGCCTGGTGCGCGGTGGCTTTCTTTGCCTCGGCACGCGCGAGAGCCTGGACTTCGCGCCATCGGCCAGCGACTTCACGCCCGTGGACGCAGCCCGCCGCATTTACCGCCTGGGTCCGCGCGGTACGGGCAAGGAATGA